Below is a genomic region from Dechloromonas denitrificans.
GGCCAAAACCCGCAAACGATAGCGCCAGAGGTAAGGGAACAGGGTCTTGAGGGTCAGCCAGACATGGGTTTCCGGCAGAGGCTGGCCGGCAGGCGGCTTGGGCAGGGCGGTCGAGCGACGCATCGGGATATTGCCTTTTGTTATGGTGTTTTCGCCAGTATATGAAAACTGGCCTGATTCCGGGAAAATCAGGCTTTATTTGAATTCGGGCATCCCATGACTGTCGACCGCATCAATCTTCCCAACAAGCACTCCACGCTGCGTGTCGTTCCGATGCCGGCCGATCTCAATCAGAACGGCGATGTTTTTGGCGGCTGGGTGATGGCCCAGGTCGACGTGGCCGGCGCGATTCCAGCCATGCGTCGTGCCCGTGGCCGGGTAGCGACGGTCTCGGTTAATTCCTTCCTGTTCAAGCAGCCGGTTTCCGTCGGCGATGTGGTCAGTCTTTATGCCGAAATCGTGCGCATCGGAAAGACGTCGATCACGGTCAATGTCGAGGTCTATGCCGAGCGCAACTACGCCAATCCGATCACGGTCAAGGTGACGGAGGCGCAACTGACCTATGTGGCAATTGATATTGATGGAAACAAGCGTGAGGTTCCAGCCGAAAAATAGGCAGAAATGACATAAAATCACGCAGTTAATAAATTGGTCCGCCGTTGATGGAGCGAAGTGATGAATAAGATGACCTTGCGTACCCTGCCTGCCCTGATCCTGATTGCTTTCTCCGGCACCGCTTCGGCTGCCGCCTTTCAACTCTGGGAGCAAAATGCCAGCGGGCTGGGAACGGCCTATGCCGGTTCGGCCGCTGTTGCCGATAATGCCAGCACGGTATTTTTCAATCCAGCCGGCATGACCCAGCTGACAGGCTTCCAGTTGTCGGCAGGCGTCAATGGCGTCGGGCCGCGCTTCGAATTCAATAACGAGGGTTCCAGCGGTTTGCTCGGCGGTAGTGGCAACGGTGGCAATGCCGGTGGCTGGGCTGCCGTGCCGAATGCCTATTTCTCGTGGCAGCTTTCGCCGAACTGGTATCTCGGCTTCGGTGTTTCGGCACCTTTTGGCTTGTCGACCGAGTACAACAACAGCAACTGGATCGGGAAAAACCAGTCGATCAAGTCTGAAATCAAAACCGTCAATTACAACCCGTCCGTCGCCTACAAGGTCAACGACAAGGTATCGCTCGGCTTCGGCGTCAATTACCAGACTATCAATGCCGAGATGACCAATGCGACGCCGCTTGGCCTCTACGCCCTCAAAGGCGATGACAGTGCCTGGGGCTGGAATGCAGGGGCATTGTTCACACTTTCGCCAGCCATGCGCGTCGGTATTTCCTATCGCTCCGCGGTCAGCTATACGCTTGAGGGAACGCGCGCTCTGGGTGCAACTTCATCGGCGGCGAAGGCCGACATCAAGTTGCCCGACACTTTCATCCTCTCCGTCTGGCAGCAGGTTTCAGACCGCTGGGAGGCGATGGGTGATCTGTCGTATACCAACTGGAGCACGCTCGACAAGCTGAAGATCAATCACAGCACCGGAACCGATGTCGAAGCCTTCAACTACAAGGATTCCTGGCGCTTTGCCTGGGGCGCGGCCTACCGCGCAACCGAGTCCACCAAGCTGAAGTTCGGCATCGCCTACGACAAGACGCCGACGACCAATAACGACCGCTCGGCCCGCGTACCGGACAATGACCGCGTCTGGTTCTCGCTGGGTGGCCAGTGGAATACCGGCAAGACCGGAACGTTTGATCTCGGCTACTCCTATCTGTACCTGAAGGATCCGACGATCAACCAGTCCAAGCTGAACGGTGCCAGCACCTTGCGCGGTCGTTACGACGACAGCGCTCACGTGGTCGGCCTGCAATATTCGGTCGGGTTCTAAACGTTCGTGTCTGGAGCGAGCTTGCCTGTTCTCGAACTCGGTGGATTGACGCTGGGTATTCGTGAGGGTGTGATCGCTCTGATCGTGCTGGTCGCTTTTTATATGGGCTTTGTCTTGCTGCGCATGTTCTACCTGCGCAGCAAACCGACTCCGGTAATAGCACCGTCGGTTGCACCGACGCTTGATTCGCAAGCGGCATCGCCATCCCGCCTGGCGGACGATGAGCCAGAGTTAACCCTGGAAGAAAGTTGGGAAAAGCCGCCGGCCAGAATGGCTGAGGGTATCCTGCGGCAAGGCCTGGAGCAGGAGTTCGCCCAGTTGCGTGAAGAGGTGGATGCCATGCGCGGTGAGCTTGCCGCACTGCGTGCCGACATGTTGCAGGAGTTGGCGCACATGCGGGCGACGCAGAGTGTTTCACCAATTTACGGCGATGCCATGCAAATGGCCGCATCAGGCTATGAGCCGGCGATGATCGCCGAGCGTTGCGGTATTGCCAGGGCCGAAGCAGAACTGGTCGTGGCGCTGGCAAAAAGTCAGGCGCAGTGAGAAAAACGATGGCAGAAACACCACAGACTTCACAAACTGAGGACGAGGCTGGCGAACTACGCAGCAAACTGGTCAAGCGACTGGCTTTTGCCGGGGTACTGGTTGCGCTGCTCTTGGGGACCCTGACTTTCTTCGATTATCTGTCATCTCCGCCGGATGATAGTGAAACCCGGATTTTCACTGAGCCGGTTCCTGTTGCGCCCCGCAAAGAGGTTTCCCAGCCGGTCAAGACTACCGACAGCTTGCCCGAGCCACCTGCCCAGCCGACGCCGGAACCGGTGGTCGAAACACCACCGCCGCCTCCGCAGGTTGCCGCGGTGCAGCCGGTGCCTGAAGTGAAGCCGGAAAAGGTAATAGAAAAGGTTACGGAAAAGGCGGCAGAAACGCCGGTCGAAAAACGGCCTGCAGCGACGTCGACCGCAGCCGTCGTTCGCGGGCCGGCCAAAATGACGGGCAGTCCGCCGGTCAGCGCATCGGCCACGCCGACAGCCAGGCCGGCTCGGCCGGTTGTCGAAGAGCCGACTTATCCGCCAAGCATGCCGCCGCCCGCACCATTGGCGGCTCAGCCGGCGACCAGTCCTTCGGCGCGTGTTACCGAGATTCGGCGTAGCACACCGCAGGTCGTTCCGCCCTCAAGCATGGCGCGCCTGTTCTCGGGTTTTTCGTTGCAGGCCGGCGTATTTGCCAGCACGCAGAGAGCCGAGGAGTTGCATGCCAAGCTGACGTTGAGCGGCTTGCCATCGACGCTCGAAACGCGTGTCCAGGTGGGGCCTTTCCGCT
It encodes:
- a CDS encoding acyl-CoA thioesterase, with the translated sequence MTVDRINLPNKHSTLRVVPMPADLNQNGDVFGGWVMAQVDVAGAIPAMRRARGRVATVSVNSFLFKQPVSVGDVVSLYAEIVRIGKTSITVNVEVYAERNYANPITVKVTEAQLTYVAIDIDGNKREVPAEK
- a CDS encoding OmpP1/FadL family transporter; translation: MNKMTLRTLPALILIAFSGTASAAAFQLWEQNASGLGTAYAGSAAVADNASTVFFNPAGMTQLTGFQLSAGVNGVGPRFEFNNEGSSGLLGGSGNGGNAGGWAAVPNAYFSWQLSPNWYLGFGVSAPFGLSTEYNNSNWIGKNQSIKSEIKTVNYNPSVAYKVNDKVSLGFGVNYQTINAEMTNATPLGLYALKGDDSAWGWNAGALFTLSPAMRVGISYRSAVSYTLEGTRALGATSSAAKADIKLPDTFILSVWQQVSDRWEAMGDLSYTNWSTLDKLKINHSTGTDVEAFNYKDSWRFAWGAAYRATESTKLKFGIAYDKTPTTNNDRSARVPDNDRVWFSLGGQWNTGKTGTFDLGYSYLYLKDPTINQSKLNGASTLRGRYDDSAHVVGLQYSVGF
- a CDS encoding DUF2802 domain-containing protein, coding for MPVLELGGLTLGIREGVIALIVLVAFYMGFVLLRMFYLRSKPTPVIAPSVAPTLDSQAASPSRLADDEPELTLEESWEKPPARMAEGILRQGLEQEFAQLREEVDAMRGELAALRADMLQELAHMRATQSVSPIYGDAMQMAASGYEPAMIAERCGIARAEAELVVALAKSQAQ
- a CDS encoding SPOR domain-containing protein; translation: MAETPQTSQTEDEAGELRSKLVKRLAFAGVLVALLLGTLTFFDYLSSPPDDSETRIFTEPVPVAPRKEVSQPVKTTDSLPEPPAQPTPEPVVETPPPPPQVAAVQPVPEVKPEKVIEKVTEKAAETPVEKRPAATSTAAVVRGPAKMTGSPPVSASATPTARPARPVVEEPTYPPSMPPPAPLAAQPATSPSARVTEIRRSTPQVVPPSSMARLFSGFSLQAGVFASTQRAEELHAKLTLSGLPSTLETRVQVGPFRSRQEAEMAQEKLRELGVETVLLAPKGAKP